The genomic region GACCGTAGGAACATTCTTCTTTAACAATGACATTAAAAGGTGCTCCTAATGATATGAAATCACATGCCCCAAGCTAGCCTGCTAGGCATTGGCATAGCTTCTCTTAAGTGCTCTATTCAGTCTATTGGACTAGAGGATGTATAACAATATCATCAGGCGGTCTACGGTTTTCAAACTAAAAGCAACAGATCAGGTATGGCTGCAAAAGCACAAACCAATGATCTCTCGAGACTGAAATGAACTACTGCCATCAACTTACATGTACTTCTGCCTTGATAATAAAGAAACTTATATCTATCAGATATATGTAGCTGTACACCTGCCAATCTTCATGGTGCTAGTAACTAGTATTTCATTCTGTTTATATTCCTATCCTGATACTTCCTTTTATCTACAAGAACTAGGATTCTTACAAACTCTCCAAGTCTCCATATCAGTCCTGAGTAGCCACTTCCATGGCTTGTGGTGTTCGACATGTCTCACAGGCAGGATCAACTTCTTCCTCAACAATAGAATCATCCTTGCTGCAAGTACAACCATTACTAGAATTGTTGTTTTTGTCTTTACTGATACACGGCTGCTTCCTCAAATTGACCATCTTCTCATTTTCCAGCCCATCACCCATTGGAACTAAATTTAGTAATTCTGGTTTTTCTTCAAAAACTTCAAATTTAGGAGATGTATGAACTTTGGAGCAACACCCTTCTGCCGTAGCACTAGCATAGGGCGTCATGATTTTAATGCTACATCTGACATTTTCAGATATATGTAACAGTATATCAGGCCTTGCCTTTATATCAACCCATTTGTTGTCAACCCAGTCTCTCGAAGCCCTAATATTCTGCCTCTGGAAAGTCAGAAGCTTGTCCTCACCTAAGATTACAATGAAAGAACTCATTGATTCAACTGTCCGGCAAACTAGATAACATAATTTACTAATAGTCAACTAAGCTGCCACTATGTGAAATGAGAAACATGGAAAAGAAAAGGTTTGAATCTTGGAGCATACCAGGGAAGTAGACTTGTATAGCAGTTCCAGAGGCGTCAACTCCAGCAACAACACCTTCCCACCAGCCATCGCTCCACCATGCATCAACTGGTACTCCAACCTCAATAGAAAATATGGCAGAATCATTGGGGTGGCAGGGCCGAATTGTCAGTCGGCCTGAGCATCTCATTCCCAGTTTATCAGGAGAAGCAACTCTAAACGCAGGAACCCATTCCTACAGATTAACAAAAATGTGAAGATCTAAGTTCCTTCTGTGATGAGTTTACATACGCATTTCTTGAGAATTATGCATGCTAGAACACAATACTGTTTAGTGGGATTTACACACACTATAGCACTGTCCCTTGACAATTACACATGCTAGAACACAATACTGTTTCGTGCGATTTGCACACACTACAACACAATATTGTTCCTTGACAATTACACATAATACAACATAATATTGTTTCTTGAGAAAACCAGATACTAAAACACAATATCAATAGAATCATAGTGAATCTATATGCGAACCATGCACTCAAAAACTCACGGCATATGAGACGAGCAATGAGTTATATACTTGTATGCTTTATATGTACTTGAAGAAAATATCTGCTTTCAGATCTATATATGAGGCAATGCCATTACAAAAGTATATTAGTATATACCACCAATTATCTGCCTAAGTTCTACTCTTCCATCATGAAGCCAGAAGAGAATTCAAAATAAAGATAGACATACCTTTAAATTACCAGATCCATCTACATCTTGCACATCATGGTATTGAACTTTGAGAAGCTTCTGAGATGTCTTCAAAACCTTACACCTAAACCAGCATCCTCGGATGCCGCTATCTTGACAGAGCAATTCTATCTTCTCATCAACCTTAAAAGACAATGGACACTGGGGAACAGATTCAACATCAACTCCAATTGCTTTGCGTGATAATTTTATTTTCAACTTTGGGTATGTTGGAACACAGTTTTTTAGCTGACTCTGGGTATGCAAGTTTCCGATACCCGAATAACCAGGTGCACATCCCTGATGCTCCTCATAGCTTCTAGTTCTCTTACTATATACCCTCAGGGGATCACCAAATGTTTGCTCTTCCGCATCTCTATCATATAACATATGGCATTTGACTATTTTCTTGGAAACTTGGGGAAAGTGTAAGGAAGAAAGGATTGCTTGAGTAGAATACCCCCGCAACTTTGCAAGACTGAAGGGCCTAACCTCATGGTTCTTAAACTGTCTAAAGCACATATGGACTCCAGATAAAGAACTGTGAGCAACAGCCAAACATTTCTCATAATGTATAGGAGTTAAAACTGTTGCAGGACCGTCAATACACTCAGCACTAATCACCTGTACATGAGGTGTGATAAAAACTTCTCTCTGGTGTGGGTTTAGATCAGGGATCACATCCTCCACTTCCTTACTGTGGTGAAACCATCGCACTTTAACTTTTCTCTTCCCTTTCCTGTCTTCATACATGTCTTCCACATAACCAAGGTAGTAATATTTTTCTAAAGCCATAATGTAGACAAAGGAATGGACCTGAAAATCAAGGCCAGAAAAATAAAAAAAGTTACAGACGGGAAGAAACTATAACAAAATATAAAAGCACAACCACATGTCGAAGTGGTATAAGTATTCAAAAAAAGCTTCTTAAAATGTAAAGCAACATCAATAGAAAATCAGTTGTTTGCTTACAGAAACAGTAGTTCCATTCCTGCAAAATGCTGGGTAGTGCTTCAGCTGCTTGCCACAAATCCAGGCAACACCAGACCATTCAATATGTGAATTTTGACCTTTCAGTTTCCTTGGAACCTGAATCAGAAATGGAAATTACACACTAGAAAAATCTGAAAACCCAAAACCCAGACTTAGCCGAAGACAATTAATGGATACCATCTGATCAGTTTGACGAGCACTGACTCCATTAAGCGATAAAGTTTCCGTTGTCTCATTTGATGGCGAATCTGTTATAGGATGAGTAAGCTCATCTTAGATTAATCTTTAAGGTCAGATAGCAAAGAAATGTGATAGAAAGATCACATAGGAACCAATTCACACAAAAAAACAGAATTCAAAATAATGACTGTTCTTAAGGCCCTGCAACTTCAAAACTGAAAAAGCAAGCACATCAACACAAGTAACATAGCAACAAGTTTCAATCAATAAGGAATTCGCTGAACAGGCTGCCAATCTTAGATGACAATAGACGGACAACTGAACACTGCATCCAAACCAACAAGTACCTCTGATTGTCAAACAGGTATCCAGAATCCCATTTCTCCCTAACTTTTTGCAAGTGTATGGGCAAGATCACAGACATAGGAGAGACTCGTTTTTGTTTATGGTAACCTATGTGTTTTCCCAGAAGCAAGCATCAATTCCTGATATACGATGCATGCCAATGAAAGGTAATCGTACTCAAGTACCATTGTTTTTTACAACATTGTCTCTTTAATAGATTAAACATAGAAAACGAAAGTATCAATTCTTTAGATGTCAACTATTATTCAACCAAGTAATGACCAAATAAGTTAATGCTTCCAGTTAAGGTTACAACCTCAATTGGAAACTCTAGTGAATACTGAATACCCAGAAGTTGACGAAATAATTTTCAAAACCAAATATGGAAGATACAGAATTATTGAAAGAAAATATATAGTTTTCGTCCCTGGTTACGAGCAATTTCATATGTCAGTCAATAGACAAATACTTTTCAAAACAACATCTACCCTGCATACTGACATGATGTAGATAGATCTGATAAAATGATAGCGGGGAATCTATAGCCAGATTTTGAACTAGGGGAGCAAACAAAAACACAATTGACATGTAATAATATGAGAATATCTATAAATTACGATGACTCCATAGGTTTGCAAGAAGTTCGATTTCAAATAGAAAACAATGCCCATAACATACACAAACAATAGTGGGAAGCGAAGCAGAAGCAGAAACAAAAGTGATCGGGATAGGTGTGAGAATTAACGTATGACATGGTACCAATACTGTCATTTGAGCTTGAAAATCC from Fragaria vesca subsp. vesca linkage group LG3, FraVesHawaii_1.0, whole genome shotgun sequence harbors:
- the LOC101315321 gene encoding uncharacterized protein LOC101315321, giving the protein MMMMKNHRFVTWEEHIVCHARGNRVVHYYLKKASGEYVLAVIGTEKSIRHMLYVVSDEFLETCGSNASINACTRWRARREVVHWLGSLLSKRGRSEVSNSPSNETTETLSLNGVSARQTDQMVPRKLKGQNSHIEWSGVAWICGKQLKHYPAFCRNGTTVSVHSFVYIMALEKYYYLGYVEDMYEDRKGKRKVKVRWFHHSKEVEDVIPDLNPHQREVFITPHVQVISAECIDGPATVLTPIHYEKCLAVAHSSLSGVHMCFRQFKNHEVRPFSLAKLRGYSTQAILSSLHFPQVSKKIVKCHMLYDRDAEEQTFGDPLRVYSKRTRSYEEHQGCAPGYSGIGNLHTQSQLKNCVPTYPKLKIKLSRKAIGVDVESVPQCPLSFKVDEKIELLCQDSGIRGCWFRCKVLKTSQKLLKVQYHDVQDVDGSGNLKEWVPAFRVASPDKLGMRCSGRLTIRPCHPNDSAIFSIEVGVPVDAWWSDGWWEGVVAGVDASGTAIQVYFPGEDKLLTFQRQNIRASRDWVDNKWVDIKARPDILLHISENVRCSIKIMTPYASATAEGCCSKVHTSPKFEVFEEKPELLNLVPMGDGLENEKMVNLRKQPCISKDKNNNSSNGCTCSKDDSIVEEEVDPACETCRTPQAMEVATQD